A stretch of Paenibacillus sp. URB8-2 DNA encodes these proteins:
- the remA gene encoding extracellular matrix/biofilm regulator RemA encodes MAIKLINIGFGNIVSANRIISIVSPESAPIKRIIQEARDRHMLIDATYGRRTRAVIITDSDHVILSAVQPETVAHRLSSKDDDNDE; translated from the coding sequence ATGGCAATCAAACTCATCAACATCGGCTTTGGAAATATAGTATCGGCCAATCGAATCATTTCCATAGTCAGCCCGGAGTCGGCTCCGATTAAGCGGATTATCCAGGAAGCGAGAGACCGGCATATGCTGATCGACGCGACCTATGGAAGACGTACCCGTGCCGTTATCATTACGGACAGCGACCATGTCATACTGTCGGCGGTTCAACCGGAGACCGTGGCGCATAGACTGTCCAGTAAAGATGACGATAACGACGAATAA
- the gmk gene encoding guanylate kinase, producing the protein MSKGLLIVLSGPSGVGKGTVCTALRPKIPELIYSVSATTRSPREGEQDGVNYFFKSREQFLQMIEADELLEYAEYVGNYYGTPRDFVERTLDSGRDIILEIEVQGALKVKEKFPEGIFVFLLPPSMDELKDRIRGRGTEHDDIINHRMTVAEDEISLMRHYDYAVVNDEIDLACERIESIIIAEHCKIR; encoded by the coding sequence ATGTCAAAAGGATTGCTGATCGTGTTGTCCGGACCTTCCGGAGTCGGTAAAGGAACGGTATGCACCGCACTGAGGCCGAAAATACCGGAGCTCATCTATTCCGTATCGGCGACCACGCGGAGTCCCCGCGAGGGCGAACAGGACGGAGTCAATTATTTTTTCAAATCCCGGGAGCAGTTTCTTCAGATGATTGAGGCCGATGAGCTGCTTGAATACGCGGAATACGTGGGAAATTATTACGGAACTCCGCGCGATTTTGTGGAACGGACGCTGGATAGCGGCAGGGACATCATCCTTGAAATCGAAGTGCAGGGCGCGCTTAAAGTTAAGGAGAAGTTTCCCGAAGGAATCTTTGTTTTTCTGCTGCCGCCGTCTATGGATGAGCTGAAAGACCGTATTCGCGGACGCGGAACGGAGCATGATGACATTATCAATCACCGTATGACGGTCGCGGAAGACGAAATCAGCCTGATGCGCCATTACGATTACGCAGTGGTTAACGATGAAATCGATCTTGCGTGCGAACGAATAGAAAGCATTATTATTGCCGAACATTGTAAAATAAGATAG
- the rpoZ gene encoding DNA-directed RNA polymerase subunit omega has translation MLYPSIDEMMNKVDSKYSLVVAAARRARQLREGSHSELKSPRAHKQVGVALEEIYKDYITVTRVDDKTSE, from the coding sequence GTGCTATATCCATCGATCGATGAAATGATGAACAAAGTCGACAGCAAATACTCGCTTGTTGTCGCCGCTGCCCGCCGGGCAAGACAGCTTCGTGAAGGAAGCCACTCCGAACTGAAGTCTCCGAGAGCCCATAAGCAAGTCGGGGTTGCGCTTGAAGAAATATACAAGGATTACATCACGGTAACCCGGGTGGATGACAAAACCTCCGAATAA
- the coaBC gene encoding bifunctional phosphopantothenoylcysteine decarboxylase/phosphopantothenate--cysteine ligase CoaBC: protein MLKGKTILLGITGGIAAYKAASLCSKLVQKGAKVHVVMTASAKQFITELTLQSLSKQRVYSDTFQERDPSSISHIDLADSADLVLIAPATANIIAKMAHGLADDMLSTVLLAATAPVMVAPAMNVHMYQHPAVLNNLNILAERGIRFIEPGEGLLACGYVGKGRMEEPETIVSCVEAFFEQNPKSENRKLTGKKVVITAGGTVERIDPVRYISNDSSGKMGFALARAARDMGADVTLVAARTDERPPQDINVVRVQSADEMYGAVSAVWEDCDILIKAAAVSDYRPKERADTKIKKSGDTMTLELVKTVDILETLGHRKNHQLLIGFAAETGNAEMYAKDKLARKNLDLIVANDVGVPGAGFGVDTNIVSIYDRKGLVEELPLLSKDEVARRLLAVAADRLPEEGL, encoded by the coding sequence ATGTTGAAAGGCAAGACGATATTGCTTGGCATAACGGGGGGGATCGCTGCATATAAGGCGGCTTCCCTGTGCAGCAAGCTTGTACAAAAGGGGGCCAAGGTGCATGTGGTTATGACAGCTTCGGCCAAACAGTTCATTACGGAGCTGACCTTGCAGTCATTGTCCAAACAGAGAGTATACAGCGATACCTTTCAGGAGCGGGACCCGTCTTCCATCTCGCATATCGATTTGGCTGATTCGGCCGATCTTGTGCTGATAGCGCCGGCCACCGCAAATATTATCGCCAAAATGGCCCACGGCCTTGCCGACGATATGCTCTCGACCGTACTTCTGGCGGCGACTGCGCCCGTAATGGTCGCCCCGGCTATGAACGTGCATATGTATCAGCATCCCGCCGTGCTGAACAATCTCAATATTCTTGCGGAACGCGGAATCCGGTTCATTGAACCCGGAGAGGGACTGCTGGCCTGCGGCTACGTCGGCAAAGGTCGCATGGAGGAACCGGAGACGATTGTAAGCTGCGTGGAGGCTTTTTTTGAGCAGAACCCGAAGTCTGAGAACCGCAAGCTGACCGGCAAAAAGGTCGTGATTACCGCCGGCGGCACGGTGGAACGGATCGACCCCGTCCGCTATATCTCCAATGATTCATCCGGCAAAATGGGCTTTGCGCTGGCTCGCGCAGCCAGGGATATGGGGGCTGATGTTACGCTTGTCGCCGCACGGACGGATGAACGGCCGCCGCAGGATATTAACGTTGTGCGCGTTCAGTCCGCCGACGAGATGTATGGCGCCGTATCGGCTGTCTGGGAGGATTGCGATATCCTTATCAAGGCTGCCGCCGTCTCGGACTACCGTCCGAAAGAAAGAGCGGATACGAAGATCAAGAAATCCGGCGACACGATGACGCTGGAGCTTGTGAAAACCGTCGATATTCTGGAAACGCTGGGGCATCGAAAAAATCATCAGCTTTTGATCGGTTTTGCAGCCGAGACCGGGAATGCGGAAATGTACGCCAAGGACAAGCTGGCCCGCAAAAACCTCGATCTGATCGTCGCCAACGATGTGGGCGTACCGGGAGCGGGGTTCGGAGTTGATACGAACATTGTCTCGATTTATGATCGAAAAGGTCTTGTGGAGGAACTGCCGCTGCTTTCGAAGGACGAGGTGGCCCGCCGGCTGCTCGCTGTCGCAGCGGATCGGCTGCCGGAAGAAGGCCTGTAA
- the priA gene encoding primosomal protein N': MDIAKVIVDVPVRSTDRTFDYSIPESFKVWIEVGSRVAVPFGHRTVQGFVVSLEYGDIRAIQGIKPIQEVLDLVPPLSPELVELADWMSERYACRRISALQAMLPTALKGKAERLISLGDTEPEPAYEEGTLFPDEEWFPGFPDTGREEREIADFVRRGGEVSMKQLTRAFPDGAETIKFMLRRGVLRESQSIKDKMGKKKLKAVDLTMEPESAREALSKLPARSARQKEVLSFLIDMEAVLPMPLKDVLSALQVTAGTVKGLEDKGLIEITEVEVYRDPYRGRDFKPSDPLPLTSEQQAVFGRIVGAVDRQRHEVFLLHGVTGSGKTEIYLQCIQRCVDQGRQAVVLVPEISLTPQMVERFKGRFGSGVAVMHSRLSTGERYDEWRKIREGKASVAVGARSAVFAPFNNLGLIIMDEEHETSYKQEENPRYHARDVAVCRAMLGDAAVILGSATPSLESYYASRSQSDENFSPVLLEMPSRALGNQLPAVQIVDMRDELKEGNRSMFSRGLHSAIQNRLERGEQTVLLLNRRGFSTFVMCRSCGYVAGCPECDISLTYHSRSNNLRCHYCGHAEPAPETCPECGSEHIRFFGTGTQRVEEELGKLFPGIRVIRMDVDTTTEKGSHEKLLGQFRDKKADVLLGTQMVAKGLDFPDVTLVGVITADSALNLPDFRAAEKTFQLLTQVAGRAGRHKLPGEVLVQSYTPDHYSIIHASRHDYASFIKEELKHRKVLHYPPYCRLILVTMSHEQMPVALRMAENYAMNIQGKARQRRWFGSLDKLTADGLDLLGPVASPLPRLKGRYRFQCMVKWRGAIDAIGLAREVAEELEDSLRDPVLQISIDVDPQMLM, from the coding sequence ATGGATATCGCCAAGGTTATCGTCGATGTTCCCGTTCGAAGCACCGACCGAACCTTTGATTATTCGATTCCCGAGTCTTTTAAAGTATGGATCGAGGTAGGCAGCCGGGTGGCTGTTCCATTCGGGCACCGAACGGTGCAGGGCTTTGTCGTATCTCTGGAATACGGCGATATACGGGCGATTCAGGGAATCAAGCCGATACAGGAGGTGCTCGATCTCGTTCCGCCGCTCTCGCCTGAACTTGTGGAGCTGGCGGACTGGATGAGCGAGCGTTATGCCTGCCGCCGAATTTCGGCGCTGCAGGCGATGCTGCCGACGGCGCTTAAGGGCAAAGCCGAACGGCTTATTTCGCTTGGCGACACCGAGCCGGAACCGGCGTATGAAGAGGGCACGCTGTTCCCCGATGAAGAATGGTTTCCGGGCTTTCCCGATACCGGCAGGGAGGAAAGAGAGATTGCCGACTTCGTGCGCCGCGGAGGCGAGGTGTCGATGAAGCAATTGACCCGTGCCTTTCCGGACGGGGCGGAGACGATCAAATTCATGCTGCGGCGGGGCGTGCTGAGGGAAAGCCAGTCGATCAAGGATAAAATGGGCAAAAAGAAGCTCAAAGCGGTTGATCTGACAATGGAGCCGGAATCCGCGCGTGAAGCGCTGAGCAAGCTTCCCGCCAGATCCGCCCGCCAAAAGGAAGTGCTGTCGTTTCTGATCGATATGGAGGCGGTGCTCCCGATGCCGCTTAAGGATGTACTGTCCGCGCTTCAGGTGACGGCCGGCACCGTAAAGGGACTGGAAGACAAAGGGCTGATCGAGATTACCGAGGTGGAGGTCTACCGCGATCCATATCGAGGGAGAGACTTCAAGCCGAGCGATCCGCTTCCGCTGACCTCCGAGCAGCAAGCGGTTTTTGGTCGGATTGTCGGCGCCGTCGACCGTCAGCGGCATGAAGTCTTTCTGCTGCACGGCGTAACGGGCAGCGGAAAGACGGAAATTTACCTGCAGTGCATTCAGCGATGTGTTGACCAGGGCCGTCAGGCCGTTGTCCTCGTTCCCGAAATCTCGCTGACTCCGCAGATGGTGGAACGTTTCAAAGGCAGATTCGGCAGCGGAGTTGCGGTCATGCACAGCCGCTTGTCCACCGGAGAGCGGTATGACGAATGGCGCAAGATCCGCGAAGGCAAAGCATCGGTTGCGGTCGGCGCCCGCTCGGCGGTATTCGCCCCTTTTAACAATCTGGGCCTGATCATTATGGACGAAGAGCATGAAACCTCATACAAGCAGGAAGAGAATCCGAGATACCATGCGCGCGATGTGGCGGTCTGCCGGGCGATGCTCGGCGATGCGGCTGTCATTCTCGGGTCGGCGACGCCTTCGCTGGAGAGCTATTATGCCTCACGGTCGCAAAGCGACGAGAACTTTTCTCCGGTCCTGCTGGAGATGCCGAGCCGGGCCCTGGGAAATCAGCTTCCGGCGGTCCAAATTGTGGACATGCGCGATGAGCTTAAAGAAGGCAACCGCTCCATGTTCAGCCGGGGGCTTCACTCGGCGATTCAGAACAGGCTTGAGCGGGGAGAGCAGACCGTGCTTCTGCTGAACCGAAGAGGCTTCTCGACCTTTGTGATGTGCCGCAGCTGCGGCTACGTCGCCGGTTGTCCCGAATGTGATATTTCACTGACTTACCACAGTCGCAGCAATAATCTGCGCTGTCATTACTGCGGTCATGCGGAGCCGGCTCCTGAGACCTGTCCGGAATGCGGCAGCGAGCATATCCGCTTTTTCGGAACGGGAACGCAGCGGGTGGAAGAGGAACTGGGCAAGCTGTTTCCGGGAATCCGGGTCATCCGGATGGATGTCGACACGACGACCGAGAAAGGCTCGCACGAGAAGCTGCTGGGACAGTTCAGGGACAAAAAGGCCGACGTGCTGCTGGGCACGCAAATGGTAGCCAAAGGGCTCGATTTTCCCGATGTGACGCTGGTTGGCGTCATCACCGCAGATTCAGCGCTGAACCTTCCGGATTTCCGGGCCGCCGAGAAGACTTTCCAGCTTCTCACACAGGTCGCCGGACGGGCGGGACGGCATAAACTTCCGGGAGAGGTGCTGGTCCAGTCCTATACGCCCGACCATTATTCCATTATTCATGCCAGCCGGCATGACTACGCTTCGTTCATAAAGGAAGAACTGAAGCATCGCAAAGTGCTTCACTACCCGCCGTACTGCAGGCTGATTCTGGTGACGATGTCGCATGAACAGATGCCAGTGGCGCTGCGCATGGCGGAGAACTACGCGATGAATATTCAGGGTAAGGCAAGACAGCGCCGGTGGTTCGGCAGTCTGGACAAGCTGACGGCAGACGGGCTCGATCTGCTCGGTCCTGTAGCTTCCCCGCTTCCCCGGCTTAAGGGGAGATACCGGTTCCAGTGCATGGTCAAGTGGCGGGGAGCCATAGACGCCATTGGACTTGCCCGCGAGGTGGCGGAGGAATTGGAGGATTCGTTGCGCGACCCGGTGCTTCAGATTAGTATAGATGTCGACCCCCAAATGCTGATGTAG
- the def gene encoding peptide deformylase, which produces MAIRLIVKEPDEVLHKTAKPVTKITPNVQKLLDDMAETMYDAEGVGLAAPQVGILKRLIVVDADEEHGLIKMINPEIIKSEGEQLGPEGCLSIPGLNGDVRRAETVTVRGLDREGNEITITGSGLLARAFQHEVDHLNGVLFTDIAEKVYDSNTERSRTEE; this is translated from the coding sequence ATGGCGATACGTTTAATCGTGAAAGAGCCTGACGAAGTGCTGCACAAGACAGCAAAACCGGTAACGAAAATTACGCCCAACGTTCAAAAGCTTCTGGACGATATGGCGGAGACAATGTACGACGCCGAGGGCGTTGGACTTGCCGCTCCACAGGTGGGCATTCTCAAGCGGCTGATTGTGGTGGATGCCGACGAGGAGCATGGTTTGATCAAGATGATCAATCCGGAAATCATCAAATCCGAGGGCGAGCAGCTCGGTCCTGAAGGCTGCCTCAGCATTCCGGGCCTCAACGGAGACGTCCGCCGGGCGGAAACAGTAACCGTCCGTGGACTTGACCGCGAAGGCAATGAGATTACCATTACGGGAAGCGGGCTGCTGGCCCGGGCGTTCCAGCATGAAGTCGATCACCTGAACGGCGTGCTGTTCACAGATATCGCGGAGAAGGTATACGATAGTAATACGGAACGCAGCCGGACCGAGGAGTGA
- the fmt gene encoding methionyl-tRNA formyltransferase, which yields MKIVFMGTPAFAVPCLQMLVDEGYEVAAVVTQPDRPQGRKKTLTPSPVKAAAEALGLPVLQPERMRRPEAVAELAVYEPELIVTAAYGQILPKAVLDLPARGCVNVHGSLLPKYRGGAPIQRSIINGESVTGVTLMYMAEGLDTGDMIAKVEVPIEDEDTSGTLFEKLSLAGRDLLKAQMPRLLAGPLQAEAQDDSQATYAPNLTREDERIDWSAGSRDIYNRIRGLVPFSGAFTLWNGETFKVWAAANPDKGALSGAVIQEEGSGEAETVPGTVLAASTAGVEVKTGDGSLLLLTVQPAGKKAMSAADFARGGTMKSGTVLE from the coding sequence ATGAAAATTGTGTTCATGGGCACACCCGCTTTTGCGGTGCCATGCCTTCAAATGCTTGTGGATGAGGGCTATGAGGTCGCAGCCGTCGTTACCCAGCCCGACCGGCCTCAGGGGAGAAAGAAGACGCTGACGCCCTCGCCGGTCAAAGCGGCTGCGGAGGCGCTGGGCCTGCCGGTTCTTCAGCCTGAACGAATGCGGCGTCCTGAGGCGGTGGCGGAGCTTGCCGTCTATGAGCCGGAGCTGATCGTTACGGCCGCCTACGGGCAGATTCTGCCCAAGGCCGTGCTGGATTTGCCAGCTCGGGGCTGTGTAAATGTCCACGGGTCGCTTCTGCCCAAGTACCGGGGAGGAGCGCCGATCCAGCGAAGCATTATCAACGGCGAAAGCGTGACGGGTGTGACGCTTATGTATATGGCGGAAGGACTGGACACGGGAGACATGATTGCAAAGGTCGAAGTCCCAATAGAGGATGAAGATACATCGGGAACGCTGTTTGAGAAGCTGAGTCTCGCCGGCCGGGATTTGCTGAAAGCGCAAATGCCGCGTCTGCTCGCGGGACCCCTCCAGGCGGAAGCTCAGGATGACAGCCAGGCAACCTATGCGCCTAATTTGACCCGTGAGGATGAGCGGATCGACTGGAGCGCGGGATCGCGTGATATCTATAACCGAATCCGCGGCCTGGTGCCTTTCTCGGGCGCATTTACCCTTTGGAACGGAGAGACGTTCAAAGTGTGGGCGGCGGCCAATCCCGACAAGGGAGCCCTGTCCGGAGCCGTTATCCAGGAAGAAGGTTCCGGCGAAGCCGAGACCGTGCCCGGAACGGTGCTGGCTGCAAGTACTGCCGGCGTCGAGGTGAAGACCGGCGACGGAAGTCTGCTGCTGCTTACCGTTCAGCCAGCCGGCAAGAAGGCGATGAGCGCGGCTGATTTCGCGCGCGGCGGAACTATGAAGTCCGGCACGGTGCTGGAATGA
- the rsmB gene encoding 16S rRNA (cytosine(967)-C(5))-methyltransferase RsmB — protein sequence MRPPGNRRGGNGQGAGPARSSRPATARETALDVLVRVEQEAAYSNLLLNTSLQKAGLSREDSGLATELVYGTISRLNTLDFMLDGFVSKGTHKLQPWVRCLLRMSLYQIVYLDRIPPHAAVNEAVNLAKKRGHQGISGMVNGVLRSALRAGELPELPDGLGDAERIALEHSHPLWMVKAWTRRYGQATAEDICRANNEPPSVSVRVNTTMTTRDKLLEEMQSQGLDAAPSQLSPYGIVVKGGGNLALSSWYRDGILSIQDESSMLVAEAVAPEPGMTVLDCCSAPGGKTSHMAELMKDRGTVIASDLHEHKVSLVREQARRLGLESVEAIATDALLLAERYSPMTFDRILLDAPCSGLGVIRRKPDLKWSKTPEDVASIGTLQRELLQSVSGLLKPGGVLVYSTCTMESFENEETVDDFLRRNPQFAAADRGTPLGERLGNLLSPDAAGMQILPHYFGSDGFYIAALQRLS from the coding sequence ATGAGGCCGCCCGGAAACCGCCGAGGCGGCAACGGCCAAGGCGCAGGGCCGGCCCGCAGTTCCCGCCCGGCTACGGCCAGGGAAACCGCCCTTGATGTGCTGGTGCGTGTCGAGCAGGAAGCGGCATACAGCAACCTCCTGCTTAATACCAGCCTGCAAAAGGCCGGGCTGTCCCGTGAAGACTCGGGACTTGCGACGGAGCTGGTATACGGTACGATTTCCCGTCTGAATACACTGGACTTCATGTTGGACGGTTTCGTAAGCAAAGGAACGCACAAGCTGCAGCCATGGGTCCGCTGTCTGCTTCGCATGAGCCTGTATCAGATTGTTTACCTTGACCGGATCCCGCCTCATGCCGCTGTAAACGAGGCGGTGAATCTGGCCAAGAAACGGGGACATCAGGGCATTTCGGGCATGGTCAACGGTGTCCTCCGCAGCGCGCTGCGGGCCGGAGAGCTTCCGGAGCTGCCGGACGGTCTTGGTGATGCAGAGCGCATCGCCCTGGAGCATTCGCATCCCCTGTGGATGGTTAAGGCTTGGACGCGGCGCTATGGGCAGGCGACGGCTGAAGACATTTGCCGGGCCAATAATGAGCCCCCGTCCGTCAGCGTGCGCGTTAACACCACGATGACGACACGGGACAAGCTGCTTGAGGAGATGCAGAGCCAGGGGCTGGACGCGGCTCCTTCTCAGCTGAGTCCCTACGGGATTGTCGTCAAGGGCGGCGGAAACCTTGCCTTGTCATCCTGGTACCGCGACGGCATTCTGTCCATTCAAGACGAGAGTTCGATGCTCGTCGCCGAAGCGGTGGCGCCTGAGCCGGGAATGACCGTACTGGACTGCTGTTCGGCGCCGGGAGGGAAGACGTCGCATATGGCGGAACTGATGAAGGATCGGGGCACCGTAATCGCAAGCGATCTGCATGAGCACAAAGTCTCACTTGTGCGGGAACAGGCGCGAAGGCTTGGTCTGGAATCCGTCGAAGCCATTGCCACGGACGCCCTGCTTCTGGCGGAGCGTTATTCTCCGATGACCTTTGACCGGATATTGCTGGACGCGCCTTGCTCAGGGCTTGGCGTGATCCGGAGAAAGCCCGATCTGAAATGGAGCAAGACGCCTGAAGATGTGGCAAGCATAGGCACTTTGCAAAGAGAACTTCTCCAATCCGTGTCAGGGCTTCTGAAACCGGGCGGCGTCCTGGTATACAGCACCTGCACGATGGAGAGCTTCGAGAATGAGGAGACGGTCGACGATTTTCTGCGTCGCAATCCGCAGTTTGCGGCCGCTGACCGCGGCACTCCACTTGGCGAGCGCCTTGGCAATCTTCTTTCACCCGATGCTGCTGGTATGCAAATTCTTCCTCACTATTTCGGCAGCGACGGATTTTATATCGCTGCTCTGCAACGGTTGTCTTGA
- the rlmN gene encoding 23S rRNA (adenine(2503)-C(2))-methyltransferase RlmN, with protein MKPLIYDFTLEELAQWAKDNGEPAFRGGQIFDWLYVKRVSDFDSMSNLSKALRTKLNEQFSIDALSEITRLESKDGTVKFLFGLHDDHAIETVIMKHNYGNSVCVTTQVGCRIGCTFCASTLGGLKRDLTAGEIVAQVVRSQQILDTRGERVSSIVIMGTGEPFENYDATMRFLRLMIHEKGLNIGQRHITVSTSGIVPSIYKFAEEDTQINLAISIHAPNDSLRSKLMPVNRRYPFNEVMESLRYYQAKTGRRISFEYALIGGVNDQPEHAEELAGVLKHMLCHVNLIPVNHVPERKYVRTSRNDIFQFQRILADQGVNVTIRREQGHDIAAACGQLRAKHMELR; from the coding sequence ATGAAACCTTTAATATATGATTTTACTCTTGAAGAGTTGGCGCAGTGGGCCAAAGACAATGGAGAACCGGCTTTTCGCGGAGGACAGATTTTTGATTGGTTGTATGTGAAGCGTGTAAGTGACTTCGATTCGATGAGCAATCTGTCGAAGGCGCTGCGGACTAAGCTGAATGAGCAGTTCTCAATTGACGCGCTTTCTGAAATCACCAGGCTGGAGTCGAAGGACGGAACGGTGAAATTTCTGTTCGGCCTGCATGACGACCATGCGATTGAGACGGTAATCATGAAGCATAACTACGGGAACAGCGTGTGTGTAACGACTCAAGTGGGCTGCAGAATCGGCTGTACCTTTTGCGCTTCCACGCTGGGCGGGCTGAAGAGGGATTTGACGGCAGGAGAAATTGTAGCCCAGGTCGTGCGTTCCCAGCAGATTTTGGATACCCGGGGCGAACGCGTCAGCAGTATTGTCATTATGGGAACGGGCGAACCGTTTGAGAACTATGACGCCACGATGAGATTTTTACGCCTGATGATCCATGAAAAGGGATTGAATATCGGTCAGCGGCATATAACGGTATCAACGAGCGGAATTGTCCCCAGCATTTACAAATTCGCCGAGGAGGATACCCAGATCAATCTGGCAATCTCCATCCATGCCCCGAACGACAGTCTTCGCTCAAAGCTGATGCCTGTCAATCGCCGTTATCCTTTCAATGAAGTGATGGAATCGCTCCGCTATTACCAGGCCAAGACGGGACGGCGCATCAGCTTTGAATATGCGTTGATCGGCGGCGTCAACGACCAGCCGGAGCATGCGGAGGAGCTTGCCGGAGTGCTGAAGCACATGCTGTGCCATGTCAATCTGATTCCGGTCAACCACGTGCCGGAACGCAAATATGTCCGCACTTCCCGCAACGATATTTTTCAATTTCAGCGGATTCTGGCCGATCAAGGCGTCAATGTGACGATACGCCGCGAACAGGGCCATGATATCGCGGCCGCATGCGGACAGCTGCGCGCCAAACATATGGAGTTGAGGTGA
- a CDS encoding Stp1/IreP family PP2C-type Ser/Thr phosphatase has protein sequence MIRTVHASDIGRVRSVNEDSVWTGVTGHGYTLGIIADGMGGHLAGDTASRLALESIRDNLDGLAPGLTGEAISTALSNAIIEANDTVFKQAASDERYHNMGTTVVSVLLAGRSGYIGHIGDSRAYIIRDGNAKQLTEDHTLVNELFKNGQISLEELDTHPRRNVLIRALGTDEEIKTDLFPITLEPGEVLLLCSDGLSNFVSAEHLGKVAGLQEISLKERADRLLQLALLAGGGDNISVAMLEHQEEAAVPESKEWDR, from the coding sequence TTGATCAGAACAGTTCATGCCAGCGATATTGGACGGGTGCGCTCCGTCAATGAAGATTCGGTTTGGACCGGTGTGACGGGCCATGGGTATACGCTTGGCATTATCGCCGACGGAATGGGCGGACATTTGGCGGGAGACACCGCAAGCCGTCTAGCGCTGGAGTCCATCCGCGACAACCTGGACGGCCTCGCGCCAGGTCTTACGGGAGAAGCGATAAGCACCGCCCTGTCGAACGCGATAATAGAGGCCAATGACACCGTCTTCAAGCAGGCGGCAAGCGACGAACGTTACCATAATATGGGGACGACCGTCGTTTCCGTGCTGCTTGCCGGACGTTCAGGGTACATCGGCCACATCGGCGACAGCAGAGCTTACATAATCCGGGACGGTAACGCGAAGCAATTGACCGAGGATCATACGCTGGTAAACGAGCTGTTCAAAAACGGCCAGATCAGTCTTGAAGAGCTGGATACCCATCCGCGCCGCAACGTCCTTATACGTGCTCTTGGCACGGATGAGGAAATCAAGACGGATCTATTTCCAATAACGCTTGAACCGGGTGAAGTGCTGCTGCTGTGCAGCGACGGTTTAAGCAATTTTGTCAGCGCCGAGCATCTGGGGAAGGTTGCCGGCCTGCAGGAAATATCGCTTAAGGAAAGAGCGGACCGATTGCTTCAGCTGGCACTGCTTGCCGGCGGCGGCGACAACATAAGCGTCGCTATGTTAGAACATCAAGAGGAGGCCGCTGTGCCCGAATCAAAGGAGTGGGATAGATGA